Proteins encoded by one window of Salmonirosea aquatica:
- a CDS encoding 3-keto-disaccharide hydrolase, with product MQLQSLARAAFSLAATGFLLSTSLPATAQTGVGTKPIKGAEVYFDGSRKMLDEKWTYWDGPRLAAKPPIKWTIMKDPTGQGTVLNSNDPTAAGGLYGSADIVTKEKFRDFRVHVEFYISKPGGNSGVYLQNRYEIQVLDGDTTSHGLAAVINETPSPYYAYNGVGKWNAYDIEFRAARFQNGKRTEKAMLTMYFNGKKVHDNQTINQVWGGPNSGIDGGNDGGKGITDTPGGLKLQAEGHDVLYRNIWIKKLDLEKADTSF from the coding sequence ATGCAACTCCAATCTCTGGCCCGTGCGGCTTTTTCCCTGGCCGCGACCGGCTTCTTACTTTCCACCTCACTGCCTGCCACCGCTCAGACGGGGGTAGGTACCAAGCCTATCAAGGGCGCGGAGGTCTATTTCGACGGCTCACGTAAAATGCTCGATGAAAAGTGGACCTACTGGGATGGTCCCCGTCTGGCCGCCAAGCCACCCATCAAGTGGACGATCATGAAGGATCCCACCGGCCAGGGTACCGTGCTGAACAGCAACGACCCTACCGCCGCCGGAGGATTATACGGCTCGGCCGATATTGTGACGAAGGAGAAATTCCGCGACTTCCGGGTACATGTGGAATTCTATATTTCCAAACCGGGTGGCAATAGCGGGGTATACCTGCAGAACCGCTACGAGATTCAGGTACTCGACGGCGACACGACCAGCCACGGCCTGGCGGCCGTGATTAACGAAACCCCCTCGCCCTACTACGCCTACAACGGCGTGGGTAAGTGGAATGCTTACGACATCGAGTTCCGGGCGGCACGCTTTCAAAATGGCAAACGTACCGAAAAGGCGATGCTGACCATGTATTTTAATGGGAAGAAGGTCCACGACAATCAGACCATCAACCAGGTGTGGGGAGGTCCCAACTCGGGGATCGACGGAGGCAACGACGGCGGCAAGGGCATTACCGATACACCCGGGGGCCTCAAACTGCAAGCCGAAGGCCATGATGTGCTTTACCGGAATATCTGGATCAAAAAACTGGATCTGGAAAAAGCGGACACTTCGTTTTAG
- a CDS encoding ATP-binding protein has product MSFFVDTTAALTLSEVQKQSFSPVETNNFRIPFSNHTYWYRLTLKNVGADEEKWYLSWDDNPMEQIDFYVSEDSSDRNYHKTSGGAFVAKEQRKYLGTNPYFTFELGDSEQKTIYLRARTQRGQRVRVILYRGSSFFQEQAKGESRAGFISGLVALRLFYIVLLAIFGVREYVFRAYSTKLAIHSLSYWGLTGDLGEFLTNAPFPAALINIIAPHLIPISYVIAIKALLPIGRFPPYVRYLLNGITLLVIALSVAIVLDYRWYWLLISTWLVLFSQGVVLLLYALSMFRRYSIDWYYSVPFLMGLISYFFWQMSLLGILNAPWVFQTSSLLFIGEIFVFGLFLGKIIRNYERVKTMAQQKLEFTEAQTEKLRELDTLKTNFFANISHEFRTPLTLLVGPLADFKNKYPAESLIPAMQRNVRRLHDLINQLLDLSKIEAGQLKPTLVRADLVKFLRPVLASFESLAQSRNILFHYEQNRQEKEALFDPDQLEKIVTNLLSNAFKFTPDNGRIEVMADYSARELLLTVRDSGIGIPAARLPHIFDRFYQVEAQDEYVQEGTGIGLSLVKELVGVLRGNIEVESEPERGSTFKVRLPIDPQTWAGYPIREHDVVLQPSLPENPGDGVPSGNSFLSQEAEPDQEVDHDDMPLLLVVEDNPDLRAYIRSIFEKKYRVIEATDGKKGLSEAYERIPDLVVCDVMMPRLDGFGFCKALKADFRTSHIPVIMLTAKATLDDRLEGLKLGADDYLTKPFDRQELSVRVQNLLKQRELLRQKYSQQMNEPSTNTSVKDTEQVEKYPVGDEPVRDHPFRDYPVRDEFLEKAIEVVNEHLADSSFSIEEFCQTMQVSRTQLHRKLKALTGQNSTEFIRNFRLRRAAELLSTGRYTVSEAAYQTGFESLSYFSKSFHELMGIPPSEWGAIANYQPNPPTFSFLTSHSI; this is encoded by the coding sequence ATGTCTTTTTTCGTGGACACAACCGCCGCTCTTACCTTGTCCGAAGTACAGAAGCAGTCTTTTAGTCCCGTTGAAACTAACAACTTCCGCATACCTTTTTCAAACCATACCTACTGGTACCGGCTTACGCTGAAGAATGTAGGGGCGGACGAGGAAAAATGGTACCTCAGCTGGGATGACAATCCCATGGAGCAGATCGATTTCTACGTTTCTGAGGATAGTTCCGACCGAAACTACCACAAAACATCAGGCGGTGCATTCGTAGCCAAAGAGCAGCGGAAGTACCTGGGCACGAATCCCTACTTTACCTTTGAATTGGGGGATAGCGAGCAAAAAACAATCTACTTACGCGCCAGAACCCAGCGGGGTCAACGCGTACGAGTGATTTTGTACCGGGGCTCATCGTTTTTTCAGGAACAGGCCAAAGGCGAGAGCCGGGCGGGCTTTATCAGCGGGTTGGTCGCCCTTCGGCTTTTTTACATCGTTTTATTGGCGATTTTCGGGGTGCGGGAGTACGTTTTCCGGGCGTATTCTACCAAGCTAGCTATTCACTCGCTTAGTTATTGGGGTTTGACAGGCGACCTGGGAGAATTCCTTACCAATGCTCCTTTCCCGGCCGCACTTATCAATATTATTGCCCCTCACCTTATACCTATCAGCTATGTGATTGCAATTAAGGCACTTTTGCCCATCGGTCGCTTCCCCCCCTATGTCCGTTACCTGTTGAATGGCATCACACTGCTGGTGATTGCCTTGAGCGTGGCCATTGTCCTGGACTACCGCTGGTACTGGCTCCTGATCAGTACCTGGCTGGTACTTTTTTCTCAGGGAGTAGTGCTGCTGCTTTATGCCCTTTCGATGTTCCGCAGGTACTCTATCGACTGGTACTATTCGGTTCCCTTCCTGATGGGACTCATCAGCTATTTTTTCTGGCAGATGAGCCTGCTGGGTATCCTGAATGCGCCCTGGGTGTTCCAAACTTCCAGTCTCCTTTTCATTGGTGAAATATTCGTTTTCGGGCTGTTTCTGGGTAAAATCATTCGCAACTACGAGCGGGTGAAAACAATGGCGCAGCAGAAGCTAGAGTTCACCGAGGCCCAAACCGAAAAGCTGAGAGAACTGGATACACTGAAAACCAATTTCTTTGCCAACATTTCGCACGAATTTCGCACCCCGCTGACTCTGCTGGTGGGGCCGCTGGCCGATTTCAAAAACAAGTACCCTGCCGAAAGCCTGATTCCGGCTATGCAACGCAACGTGCGCCGCCTGCACGACCTTATCAACCAACTCCTCGACCTTTCGAAAATAGAAGCGGGACAACTCAAGCCCACATTGGTCAGGGCCGACCTAGTAAAATTTCTCCGACCTGTACTCGCCTCGTTCGAATCCCTGGCCCAGAGCCGCAATATATTGTTTCATTACGAGCAGAACAGGCAGGAAAAGGAAGCTCTTTTCGATCCCGATCAATTGGAGAAAATCGTAACCAATCTGCTGTCCAATGCCTTCAAATTTACGCCCGACAATGGCCGGATCGAGGTAATGGCCGACTATTCTGCGCGAGAATTGCTCCTTACCGTGCGTGACTCTGGCATTGGAATCCCGGCAGCCCGCTTGCCCCATATTTTCGATCGATTTTATCAGGTCGAGGCACAGGACGAATATGTTCAGGAAGGAACGGGTATCGGTCTCTCGCTGGTCAAGGAGTTGGTTGGGGTGCTACGGGGAAACATCGAGGTGGAGAGCGAGCCAGAACGAGGAAGTACCTTTAAAGTACGGCTGCCCATAGATCCCCAAACCTGGGCAGGGTACCCCATTCGCGAGCATGACGTAGTTTTACAGCCCAGTCTGCCCGAAAATCCAGGAGACGGGGTACCTTCGGGAAACAGTTTTCTTTCGCAGGAGGCCGAGCCCGACCAAGAGGTCGATCATGACGACATGCCCCTGTTGCTGGTGGTTGAAGACAATCCTGACCTACGGGCTTATATTCGCTCAATCTTCGAAAAAAAGTACCGGGTCATAGAAGCAACTGATGGAAAAAAAGGTCTTTCAGAAGCCTATGAGCGCATTCCCGACCTGGTGGTGTGTGATGTGATGATGCCCCGGCTCGACGGCTTCGGCTTTTGCAAAGCACTCAAAGCCGACTTTCGCACCAGCCATATTCCGGTCATTATGCTCACAGCCAAAGCCACTCTGGACGATCGGCTCGAAGGACTTAAATTAGGGGCTGATGACTACCTGACCAAGCCCTTCGACCGCCAGGAACTCAGCGTGCGGGTTCAGAATCTGCTGAAGCAACGTGAACTCCTGCGGCAGAAGTATAGCCAGCAAATGAATGAACCAAGTACAAACACTTCCGTAAAAGACACGGAGCAAGTCGAAAAATATCCAGTTGGGGACGAGCCAGTCCGGGACCATCCATTCCGGGACTATCCAGTCCGGGACGAATTTCTGGAAAAGGCTATTGAGGTGGTGAATGAACACCTTGCCGACAGCAGCTTCAGCATCGAGGAATTTTGCCAGACCATGCAGGTAAGCCGCACCCAGCTGCACCGTAAATTGAAAGCGCTCACCGGCCAGAACAGCACGGAGTTTATCCGCAATTTTCGGCTCCGTCGCGCCGCCGAACTGCTCAGTACGGGTAGGTATACTGTATCGGAAGCAGCCTATCAGACGGGTTTCGAAAGCCTGTCCTATTTCTCGAAATCTTTTCATGAATTGATGGGTATTCCTCCCTCCGAGTGGGGGGCCATAGCTAATTACCAGCCCAATCCCCCAACTTTCTCTTTTTTGACGAGCCACTCAATCTGA
- a CDS encoding ABC transporter ATP-binding protein has protein sequence MKIYWRLLSYARPLQQYIIPFFFTSLLASLFGVLNFTLLIPLLDLLFNQVDTPTVVRLPDPSFSLDYLGSLFNYYFGTFLQSRGKLGALQFVCGIIIASVFLSDVFRYLSARILERFKVNMVARLRQAVFDNTIGLQLGFFSNERKGDLISRVMTDVQEVENSIATTFSAAFKEIFTLIVYLAVLFNISVSLTLFAFLVFPVSGAFIGYIVKQMRKDARTGQQRLGGLISLMDEAFGGMRVVKGFNAEPFIKGRFGQENDAYRRAIKSMAYKREMAGPFSEFMGVTVVALILLYGGSLVLSNQSELSASEFISYIILFSQVLRPAKEISNAFSNTQRGIASGERVLELVDAVNAIPEDPRAVPLTEFRDRIEVRNVSFSYEEGLPVLKNINFTMPKGKTIALVGSSGGGKSTLADLVPRFYDPTEGQILIDGQDLRKLIPASLRAQMGIVTQESILFNDTIFNNIAFGADVTPEEVEAAARIANAHGFIMEQPEGYQTIIGDRGTKLSGGQRQRLSIARAILKNPPILILDEATSALDTESEKLVQEALTHLMQNRTVLVIAHRLSTIQHADEILVLHQGQIIERGTHEELLENFDGFYRKLTVMQN, from the coding sequence ATGAAAATATACTGGCGATTGCTTTCGTACGCGCGTCCACTACAGCAGTACATTATTCCTTTTTTCTTCACCTCCCTGTTGGCGAGCCTCTTCGGGGTACTCAATTTCACGCTGCTGATTCCGCTGCTCGATCTGCTGTTCAATCAGGTGGATACCCCTACGGTGGTACGCCTGCCTGATCCCTCGTTCAGTCTCGACTATCTGGGTAGCCTTTTCAATTATTACTTCGGTACCTTTTTGCAAAGCCGGGGCAAACTGGGAGCGCTTCAGTTCGTCTGCGGCATTATCATCGCCTCGGTCTTTCTTTCCGATGTCTTCAGGTACCTGTCGGCCCGGATTCTGGAGCGCTTCAAAGTCAACATGGTCGCGCGACTCCGCCAGGCCGTCTTCGATAATACCATCGGCCTACAACTGGGGTTTTTCTCCAACGAGCGCAAGGGCGATCTGATTTCGCGGGTCATGACCGACGTGCAGGAGGTAGAAAATTCTATCGCCACCACGTTTTCGGCGGCTTTCAAAGAGATTTTCACGCTTATCGTGTACCTGGCGGTGCTGTTCAATATCTCAGTCAGCCTTACCCTGTTCGCTTTCCTGGTGTTTCCGGTATCGGGGGCGTTTATCGGCTACATCGTCAAGCAGATGCGCAAGGATGCCCGTACGGGTCAGCAGCGCCTGGGCGGACTGATCAGCCTGATGGACGAAGCCTTCGGGGGTATGCGAGTGGTAAAGGGCTTTAACGCGGAACCGTTTATTAAAGGTAGGTTTGGACAGGAGAACGACGCCTACCGCCGGGCGATCAAGTCCATGGCCTACAAGCGCGAAATGGCCGGCCCTTTCTCCGAATTCATGGGGGTCACGGTGGTGGCGCTCATCCTGCTCTACGGGGGTTCGCTCGTATTGTCTAATCAGTCGGAGCTTTCTGCTTCGGAGTTCATCTCCTACATCATTTTATTTTCGCAGGTACTTCGGCCGGCCAAAGAAATATCCAACGCCTTCAGTAACACCCAGCGGGGCATCGCTTCGGGCGAGCGCGTGCTAGAACTGGTGGATGCCGTCAATGCCATTCCCGAAGATCCCCGGGCGGTACCCCTTACCGAATTCCGGGATCGGATCGAGGTCCGAAACGTGTCTTTCTCGTACGAGGAAGGCCTGCCCGTGCTGAAAAACATAAATTTCACCATGCCAAAGGGAAAAACCATCGCTTTGGTAGGTTCCTCGGGCGGCGGCAAGTCCACGCTGGCCGACCTGGTCCCCCGGTTTTATGATCCCACCGAAGGACAAATCCTGATCGACGGCCAGGATCTGAGAAAACTTATCCCGGCCTCCCTGCGGGCGCAGATGGGAATTGTCACGCAGGAATCCATCCTGTTCAACGACACCATTTTCAACAACATCGCCTTCGGAGCCGACGTTACGCCGGAAGAGGTAGAGGCAGCCGCCCGCATTGCCAATGCCCACGGCTTTATCATGGAGCAGCCCGAAGGCTACCAGACCATCATCGGCGACCGGGGTACCAAACTCTCGGGCGGCCAGCGCCAGCGCCTGAGCATTGCCCGCGCCATTCTGAAAAACCCCCCGATCCTGATCCTCGACGAAGCTACCTCCGCCCTGGACACGGAGTCGGAGAAACTGGTGCAGGAAGCCCTTACCCATTTGATGCAAAACCGTACCGTACTCGTAATCGCCCACCGCCTTAGCACCATTCAGCATGCTGATGAGATACTGGTATTGCACCAGGGTCAAATTATCGAACGGGGTACCCATGAAGAATTGCTGGAAAATTTCGACGGCTTTTATCGAAAGCTAACCGTCATGCAAAACTAG
- a CDS encoding response regulator transcription factor — translation MKLAIHHNPAYIFLYTETIDHLTQVFSDIAFLRKHFPHINRILVCTNELYSERMLEEVSIDGFLIPESKGPELISCVNNVSKGLRYVHPRIRRTYVETPHLPASITDHERKILNYISRGMQNKEIAEELFISPHTVKNHKSKLMTKLELARTIDLYKFAMRYATQPTVEAVTT, via the coding sequence ATGAAACTTGCAATTCACCACAATCCTGCTTATATTTTCCTGTACACCGAAACGATTGACCATCTCACTCAGGTTTTTTCTGATATTGCTTTTTTGCGGAAGCACTTTCCACATATTAACCGCATTCTGGTATGTACCAACGAATTGTATTCGGAGCGCATGCTTGAGGAGGTCAGCATCGATGGGTTTCTGATTCCTGAATCCAAAGGGCCGGAACTGATTTCGTGCGTCAATAACGTAAGCAAAGGATTGAGGTATGTGCACCCCCGCATTCGTCGGACCTATGTGGAAACGCCGCATCTGCCCGCCAGCATCACGGATCACGAGCGGAAAATCCTGAACTACATATCCAGAGGTATGCAGAACAAAGAGATCGCCGAAGAATTATTTATCAGCCCTCATACGGTAAAAAACCATAAATCAAAGCTTATGACGAAACTCGAATTGGCCAGGACCATTGATTTGTACAAATTTGCCATGCGGTACGCTACGCAGCCTACTGTGGAGGCTGTGACCACTTGA